A single region of the bacterium genome encodes:
- the clpA gene encoding ATP-dependent Clp protease ATP-binding subunit ClpA — MSSFGRDLQLTLQAAQREAIMRRHAYLTVEHLLYALIHSEDGARILLHSGADVDRLRIELERFFDEDLEAVPGEDEIDLMQTLAFHRVVQTAIDHTRNADKDEVEISDLIVAIFNEPDAHSMTLLRGQGVSRLDLLRYISHGESKLGDGGSLGEGASGGSPILGGDAEGVPADPLAAFATDLTQKAADGKLDPLIGRGPELDRAIHILARRRKNNPIFVGETGVGKTALAEGLALRIHEGRVPEDLEGTEIHALDLGALLAGTRYRGDFEERFKALLKALEERERFILFIDEIHTILGAGSAQGTTVDASNLLKPGLADGTLRCMGSTTYQEYRHFERDRALSRRFQKVDIEEPTPEECVRILKGLAPRYEDHHGVRYTAPALKACVDLAVRHINDRFLPDKAIDVMDECGAAVRLRPTGKKRRTVGVKDVERTVAKMARVPLETTVSEEATRLERLKADLKEVVFGQDRAVETVAAAVKRARAGMAGPDKPTGSFLFAGPTGVGKTELAKQLAETMGVPFLRFDMSEYMEKHSVSRLIGAPPGYVGYDQGGQLIESIRKHPYAVLLLDEIEKAHPDVFDVLLQVMDHATLTDNQGREADFRHVTLIMTSNAGAREMQTRAIGFTEKKRGDGSQEIEKLFSPEFRNRLDEVVRFDPLPPEVMAKVVDKFVLELEGQLKERKIQIELSPAARERLAEKGYDPDMGARPLGRIIQQELKNPLTDEVLFGKLKGGGKVVVEVDDEGGFTFVYPEATGR, encoded by the coding sequence ATGAGTTCGTTCGGGCGGGATCTCCAGCTCACCCTGCAGGCGGCGCAGCGCGAGGCGATCATGCGCCGCCACGCCTATCTCACGGTCGAGCATCTCCTCTACGCGCTGATCCACAGCGAGGACGGGGCGCGGATCCTGCTCCACTCGGGGGCGGACGTGGACCGGCTCCGGATCGAGCTCGAGCGCTTCTTCGACGAGGACCTCGAGGCGGTGCCCGGTGAGGACGAGATCGACCTGATGCAGACCCTCGCGTTCCACCGCGTGGTCCAGACGGCGATCGACCACACCCGGAATGCCGACAAGGACGAGGTCGAGATCAGCGACCTGATCGTCGCGATCTTCAACGAGCCGGACGCGCACTCGATGACCCTGCTTCGGGGGCAGGGCGTGTCGCGGCTCGACCTGCTCCGGTACATCAGCCACGGCGAGTCGAAGCTCGGCGACGGCGGCTCGCTCGGGGAGGGCGCGTCGGGCGGCTCGCCGATCCTCGGGGGCGATGCCGAAGGGGTCCCGGCGGATCCGCTCGCCGCCTTCGCCACGGATCTCACCCAGAAGGCGGCGGACGGGAAGCTCGATCCGCTGATCGGCCGAGGGCCGGAGCTCGACCGCGCGATCCACATCCTGGCGCGCCGTCGCAAGAACAACCCGATCTTCGTCGGCGAGACCGGCGTCGGAAAGACCGCCCTCGCGGAAGGGCTCGCGCTCCGCATCCACGAAGGGCGGGTGCCCGAGGACCTCGAGGGGACCGAGATCCATGCCCTCGATCTCGGCGCGCTGCTCGCGGGGACGCGCTATCGCGGCGACTTCGAGGAACGCTTCAAGGCCTTGCTGAAAGCGCTCGAAGAACGCGAACGATTCATCCTCTTCATCGACGAGATCCACACGATCCTCGGCGCCGGCTCCGCGCAGGGTACGACCGTCGACGCGTCGAACCTGCTGAAGCCGGGACTCGCGGACGGCACGCTCCGCTGCATGGGCTCGACGACCTACCAGGAGTACCGCCATTTCGAGCGCGACCGCGCGCTCTCGCGCCGGTTCCAGAAGGTCGACATCGAAGAGCCGACGCCGGAAGAGTGCGTCCGGATCTTGAAGGGGCTCGCGCCGCGCTACGAGGACCACCACGGCGTGCGGTATACCGCCCCGGCCCTCAAGGCCTGCGTCGACCTGGCCGTTCGCCACATCAACGACCGGTTCCTGCCGGACAAGGCCATCGACGTGATGGACGAGTGCGGCGCCGCGGTTCGGCTCCGGCCGACGGGCAAGAAGCGGCGCACCGTGGGCGTGAAAGACGTCGAACGGACCGTTGCGAAGATGGCCCGGGTGCCCCTCGAGACCACCGTCTCCGAGGAAGCCACCCGCCTCGAACGCCTCAAAGCGGACCTCAAGGAGGTCGTCTTCGGTCAGGACCGCGCGGTCGAGACCGTGGCGGCGGCGGTCAAGCGGGCGCGCGCCGGCATGGCCGGCCCGGACAAGCCGACGGGCTCCTTCCTCTTCGCGGGACCGACGGGCGTCGGCAAGACCGAGCTCGCCAAGCAGCTCGCGGAGACGATGGGCGTGCCCTTCCTGCGCTTCGACATGTCGGAGTACATGGAGAAGCACTCGGTTTCGCGGCTGATCGGCGCGCCGCCCGGCTACGTCGGGTACGACCAGGGCGGCCAGCTGATCGAGTCGATCCGCAAGCACCCGTACGCGGTGCTCCTCCTCGACGAGATCGAGAAGGCCCACCCGGACGTCTTCGACGTGCTGCTCCAGGTCATGGATCACGCGACCCTGACCGACAACCAGGGTCGCGAGGCGGACTTCCGGCACGTGACGCTGATCATGACGTCGAACGCCGGCGCCCGGGAGATGCAGACCCGCGCGATCGGCTTCACCGAGAAGAAGCGCGGCGACGGATCGCAGGAGATCGAGAAGCTCTTCAGCCCCGAGTTCCGCAACCGCCTCGACGAGGTGGTCCGCTTCGATCCGCTTCCGCCGGAGGTCATGGCGAAGGTCGTGGACAAGTTCGTCCTCGAACTCGAAGGTCAGCTCAAGGAGCGCAAGATCCAGATCGAGCTCTCGCCCGCGGCGCGCGAACGCCTCGCGGAGAAGGGCTACGACCCGGACATGGGCGCGCGGCCGCTCGGACGGATCATCCAGCAGGAGCTGAAGAACCCGCTGACCGACGAGGTGCTCTTCGGGAAGCTGAAGGGCGGTGGCAAGGTCGTCGTCGAAGTCGACGACGAGGGCGGGTTCACGTTCGTCTATCCCGAGGCGACGGGCCGCTAG
- a CDS encoding DUF1214 domain-containing protein, translating into MRRTSPLIGAASTVFLAALGCATHAEPESAKLEAAFGDFVAALEETALAVEADPAFDNDRHRAAGALYWAQMLLRTVEDDLLQEPDHPLFRVVDHRIREGADNPDQRYLFAPVRGGVPYRIWGRKRGERRIEVQVYAGLPWMPGGGRIVGVLPDEAIHTDAEGHFEITLGGEARSESAEPSNWLPNPDDATMVMVRQIYGEWTEDIGHVHIDRTGHEGDQKPGLTSDVMAERLERAARNLRAVVPLWPRFGRERYTLKEPNTLTAPWDPGASGGVVGRLMSLGNFELGPDQALILTTWPAAGNYQGVQLTDLWTSSLEYANRQTSLTADQAHQSSDGAYRMVIAHRDPGVQNWLDTTGLERGFILLRFDGVQGVAIPEHEWPRLDLVPFEALREHLPPETPVYSAEDRRREIERRRRHVQRRFGI; encoded by the coding sequence ATGCGACGAACCTCCCCCCTGATCGGTGCGGCCTCGACCGTGTTCCTCGCGGCGCTCGGCTGCGCGACGCACGCGGAGCCCGAGTCCGCGAAGCTCGAAGCGGCGTTCGGGGATTTCGTCGCGGCGCTCGAGGAGACGGCACTCGCCGTGGAAGCCGACCCCGCCTTCGACAACGACCGCCACCGTGCGGCCGGCGCCCTCTACTGGGCGCAGATGCTGTTGCGCACCGTCGAAGACGACCTGCTCCAGGAGCCCGACCATCCGCTCTTCCGGGTGGTCGATCACCGCATCCGCGAAGGCGCGGACAATCCCGACCAGCGGTACCTCTTCGCTCCGGTCCGGGGTGGCGTCCCGTATCGCATCTGGGGACGGAAGCGCGGGGAGCGACGCATCGAGGTGCAGGTGTACGCGGGGCTGCCTTGGATGCCGGGCGGCGGACGGATCGTCGGTGTGCTTCCCGACGAGGCGATCCACACCGACGCCGAGGGCCACTTCGAAATCACGCTCGGCGGCGAGGCCCGGAGCGAGTCGGCGGAACCTTCGAACTGGCTCCCCAACCCCGACGACGCGACGATGGTGATGGTGCGGCAGATCTACGGGGAGTGGACCGAAGACATCGGCCACGTCCACATCGACCGCACAGGTCACGAAGGAGACCAGAAGCCCGGCCTGACGAGCGACGTCATGGCGGAGCGGCTCGAGCGTGCCGCGCGCAACCTACGGGCGGTGGTGCCCCTCTGGCCGCGCTTCGGCCGCGAGCGTTACACGCTGAAGGAGCCGAATACGCTCACGGCGCCCTGGGATCCGGGCGCCAGCGGAGGCGTCGTGGGCCGACTGATGTCGCTCGGCAACTTCGAACTCGGCCCCGACCAGGCGCTGATCCTCACGACGTGGCCCGCGGCGGGAAACTATCAGGGCGTCCAGCTCACGGACCTCTGGACCTCGTCCCTCGAGTACGCGAACCGGCAGACCAGCCTGACCGCCGACCAGGCCCACCAGAGCAGCGACGGTGCCTACCGCATGGTCATCGCCCACCGCGACCCCGGAGTGCAGAACTGGCTCGACACGACCGGCCTGGAACGAGGCTTCATTCTCCTGCGCTTCGATGGCGTGCAAGGCGTCGCGATCCCGGAACACGAGTGGCCGCGACTCGACCTCGTTCCCTTCGAGGCGCTGCGTGAGCACCTGCCCCCGGAGACACCCGTGTACTCCGCCGAAGACCGTCGGCGAGAGATCGAGCGACGTCGTCGCCACGTACAGAGGCGATTCGGGATCTAG
- a CDS encoding MATE family efflux transporter, with product MSEGQPVAERSGDPLDPEGGPAVPASSLAAAAPPAQPSPPASGSDSYRELLRLAWPVMASQVLLNLTGVVDRMMIGRLADEGGAAVPLAAVGYATQLFHLIHSTLFAVGLACVALMARSIGARDPERARHAFAGSIQVSFAVTLFYAAFLFFGSEQALGLLGAQPDVVRVAAPYLELTVAASLMLSFTMIGESALRANRDTRTPMVIAMVVAAAKLGLNGLLIFGWLGAPRLELLGAGLATAISQAVGLVLFLLVLLRMPKDAPTALRFRDLVRGNPIAREVVRISVPGVAERIVLNFGLLSYFWVLSNYYGTLAVAAYTVGVSILSFSWIPGTGYAQACSTIVGQALGARSSESALRAAKRSLVLAIATAIPLGLLCAWQRVALAELFTDDQAVVVALSPFMLCLALAQPFLQMHFTLGGAHKGAGDTVTPLIGAAIGNWGIRVPVAVLLGGVLEVDIVWLWATLIFDHIARTIWMSVSFVRGKWRELEPATPRPPV from the coding sequence ATGAGCGAAGGCCAACCGGTCGCCGAGCGCTCCGGCGACCCCCTCGATCCCGAAGGCGGACCGGCGGTTCCCGCGTCCTCCCTCGCCGCCGCCGCCCCACCCGCGCAGCCGAGTCCACCGGCGTCCGGAAGCGATTCGTATCGCGAGCTGCTCCGCCTCGCGTGGCCGGTCATGGCGAGCCAGGTCCTGCTCAACCTGACCGGCGTCGTCGATCGGATGATGATCGGTCGGCTCGCCGACGAGGGCGGCGCGGCCGTGCCGCTCGCGGCGGTCGGATACGCGACGCAGCTCTTCCACCTGATCCACTCGACGCTCTTCGCGGTCGGCCTCGCCTGCGTGGCGCTGATGGCGCGCTCGATCGGCGCGCGGGACCCCGAGCGTGCGCGGCACGCCTTCGCGGGATCGATCCAGGTCTCGTTCGCCGTAACGCTCTTCTACGCGGCCTTCCTCTTCTTCGGGAGCGAACAGGCCCTCGGTCTGCTCGGCGCCCAACCCGACGTGGTTCGCGTCGCTGCGCCCTACCTCGAGCTGACCGTCGCCGCCTCGCTCATGCTCTCCTTCACGATGATCGGTGAGAGCGCGCTCCGCGCGAACCGTGACACGCGCACGCCCATGGTGATCGCGATGGTCGTCGCGGCGGCCAAGCTGGGCCTGAACGGCCTGCTCATCTTCGGCTGGCTCGGTGCCCCGCGTCTGGAGCTCCTGGGCGCCGGACTGGCGACGGCGATCAGCCAGGCGGTGGGCCTCGTCCTCTTCCTCCTCGTCCTGCTGCGCATGCCGAAGGACGCACCGACGGCCCTCCGTTTCCGCGACCTCGTTCGCGGGAATCCGATCGCACGCGAAGTCGTGCGGATCTCGGTCCCCGGCGTCGCCGAACGGATCGTCCTGAACTTCGGCCTGCTCTCCTACTTCTGGGTGCTCTCCAACTACTACGGGACCCTCGCCGTCGCGGCCTACACCGTCGGCGTTTCGATCCTTTCCTTCTCCTGGATCCCCGGAACCGGCTACGCACAGGCGTGCTCGACGATCGTCGGCCAGGCCCTCGGCGCACGGTCGAGCGAGAGCGCCCTTCGTGCCGCGAAGCGATCGCTCGTGCTGGCGATCGCGACGGCGATCCCGCTGGGCCTGCTCTGCGCCTGGCAGCGCGTCGCCCTCGCCGAGCTCTTCACCGACGACCAGGCGGTCGTCGTCGCCCTCTCCCCGTTCATGCTCTGCCTGGCCCTCGCACAACCCTTCCTGCAGATGCACTTCACGCTCGGCGGCGCACACAAGGGCGCCGGCGACACGGTCACGCCGCTGATCGGCGCGGCGATCGGCAACTGGGGGATCCGCGTCCCGGTCGCCGTCCTGCTCGGCGGCGTGCTCGAGGTGGACATCGTCTGGCTCTGGGCAACGCTGATCTTCGACCACATCGCCCGAACGATCTGGATGAGCGTGAGCTTCGTTCGGGGGAAGTGGCGGGAGCTGGAGCCAGCGACCCCTCGCCCGCCGGTGTAG
- a CDS encoding ATP-dependent Clp protease adaptor ClpS codes for MSTVQMADPPGGGEPPKPFDPSRKRERERGLGVKERAKSERPPRFKVLLYNDDYTPMEFVVQVLEKVFGKSPSAATQIMLQIHRGGLGVAGVYVLEVAETKSATVHRMAEERGYPLRSGVEKE; via the coding sequence ATGTCGACCGTCCAGATGGCGGACCCCCCGGGCGGGGGCGAGCCGCCGAAGCCCTTCGACCCGTCCCGGAAACGCGAACGCGAGCGCGGCCTGGGCGTCAAGGAACGCGCGAAGTCCGAACGACCGCCGCGCTTCAAGGTCCTCCTGTACAACGACGACTACACGCCGATGGAGTTCGTCGTGCAGGTCCTCGAGAAGGTCTTCGGGAAGAGCCCGTCCGCGGCCACCCAGATCATGCTCCAGATCCACCGGGGTGGACTCGGCGTCGCCGGTGTCTACGTCCTCGAGGTCGCCGAGACGAAGTCGGCGACGGTCCATCGAATGGCGGAGGAGCGGGGCTATCCCCTTCGCTCAGGAGTAGAGAAGGAATGA
- a CDS encoding GNAT family N-acetyltransferase, whose translation MSDGAPQLTIQLEDGVSSLPQAEWDALVGDESPFLEWNFLAALEEAGAVGGHTGWDARPLVAREGDRIVAACPLYVKGNSEGEFVFDWSWADAAYRAGIEYYPKLLVGVPFSPVTGARFLVAEGEEPGTWIRQLGAALRQVCGDNDLSSVHVNFCHPEEAQALEDVAFHTRVGLQYHWHNHDYGTFEDYLGAFRSKRRNQVRRERREMEKQGVTIRTYRGDDITAELVEPMFDFYLQTIRERAWGRQYLNHEVFELLLDRWKDRLCLIVAEQAGEKIAGTFNVEKGDALYGRYWGATRMVRHLHFNVCYYAAVEHCIDHGLARFEPGAGGEYKQVRGFDASPTYSAHFMADARLAAAIERFLESERQNAEHTIDWYRENSALKTTAAD comes from the coding sequence ATGTCCGATGGCGCTCCCCAGCTCACGATCCAGCTCGAAGACGGCGTCTCGAGCCTCCCCCAGGCGGAGTGGGACGCGCTGGTCGGCGACGAATCGCCGTTCCTCGAATGGAATTTCCTCGCCGCACTCGAAGAAGCCGGCGCCGTCGGGGGCCACACCGGCTGGGACGCGCGCCCCCTCGTGGCTCGCGAGGGGGATCGGATCGTCGCCGCCTGCCCGCTCTACGTGAAGGGCAACAGCGAAGGCGAGTTCGTCTTCGACTGGAGCTGGGCCGACGCCGCCTACCGCGCCGGGATCGAGTACTACCCGAAGCTCCTCGTGGGCGTGCCCTTCTCCCCCGTGACCGGCGCGCGCTTCCTGGTCGCCGAGGGCGAGGAGCCCGGAACCTGGATTCGCCAGCTCGGGGCGGCTCTCCGACAAGTCTGTGGGGACAACGACCTGTCGAGTGTCCACGTGAACTTCTGTCATCCGGAGGAGGCGCAGGCCCTCGAAGACGTCGCATTCCATACCCGGGTCGGTCTCCAGTACCACTGGCACAACCACGACTACGGGACCTTCGAAGACTATCTGGGTGCGTTTCGGAGCAAGCGACGCAACCAGGTCCGACGCGAACGGCGAGAGATGGAGAAGCAGGGGGTCACGATCCGCACGTATCGCGGGGACGACATCACCGCCGAGCTGGTCGAGCCGATGTTCGACTTCTACCTGCAGACGATCCGCGAGCGCGCCTGGGGCCGGCAGTACCTCAACCACGAGGTCTTCGAGCTGCTGCTCGATCGCTGGAAGGATCGGCTCTGTCTGATCGTGGCCGAGCAGGCAGGCGAGAAGATCGCGGGGACGTTCAACGTCGAAAAAGGCGACGCGCTCTACGGCCGCTACTGGGGGGCGACCCGAATGGTCCGCCACCTCCACTTCAACGTCTGCTACTACGCCGCCGTCGAGCACTGCATCGACCACGGCCTCGCACGATTCGAGCCGGGCGCCGGGGGCGAGTACAAGCAGGTCCGGGGCTTCGACGCGAGCCCGACCTACAGCGCCCACTTCATGGCCGACGCGAGACTCGCCGCCGCGATCGAGCGATTCCTCGAGAGCGAGCGCCAGAACGCCGAGCACACGATCGACTGGTACCGCGAGAACTCGGCGCTGAAGACGACCGCCGCGGACTGA